The Terriglobia bacterium genome has a window encoding:
- a CDS encoding helix-turn-helix transcriptional regulator, producing the protein MSPQKLFTPRDAAKVMGISYPTLKQWIYKKQLKSVKTPGGHHRIPETEVDKFLGHVSERVRPEKRRANFRRMSGRNQLIGRVTSVKVDGLIAQVTLSIGDQHITSIITADAVREMRLKVGQTAAAMIKSTEVMIVLP; encoded by the coding sequence ATGAGTCCGCAAAAACTGTTCACGCCACGGGACGCCGCCAAGGTGATGGGGATCAGCTATCCCACGCTGAAGCAGTGGATCTATAAGAAGCAGCTCAAGTCGGTGAAGACGCCGGGCGGGCACCACCGCATCCCGGAGACCGAGGTGGACAAGTTCCTGGGACACGTCTCGGAGCGGGTGAGACCGGAGAAGCGGCGGGCCAATTTCCGGCGCATGAGCGGGCGGAACCAGCTCATCGGGCGGGTCACGAGCGTCAAAGTGGACGGACTGATCGCGCAGGTGACGCTGTCGATCGGCGACCAGCACATCACCTCCATCATCACCGCGGACGCGGTGCGGGAGATGCGGCTGAAGGTAGGGCAGACCGCGGCGGCGATGATCAAATCCACGGAAGTGATGATCGTGCTGCCGTAG